In Thiomonas arsenitoxydans, the genomic stretch AACGATCGTTAGCGATGCCCGTCGGAATTTGCGAGGCCGCGTAAAAGTAGAAGTAGAACGACGCCAGATTGCCCAGCTGCGCGGCGTTCAGATGGAAGTCGCGCATCAAATCGACATTGAGCACGCCCGGCGTGACCCGCAGGAAAAACCCCACCATATAAGCCGCCGCCGCGATCCCCCACAGCAGCAAGGCCAGACGAACAGGAGGATGACGGAGCATGTGTGGCATCGGCTTGCTTGCTGAAACGGTGGGCAAAACAGAGCAGCTTACCCAATTCGGCCCGCTTGCGGCGAACAGCGGTGAAGCCTCATGAGAAAACGCAGAGCCGCCCCAAGTTTTCTTGTCCACCTCGCGGCTTGCAAGCCGCTCGGATTCGGCTCCGTCCAAGCTGCCACAGGGCAGCTTGGAGCCGCGGGCCTCATCCCCCTCGGGGGGCCTGACGCGAACGCGGCAGGTCTGGGGGCGCTCTCAAACCGCGCACATCGGCACGATTGACGCCCCGAGGCTCATGCGGGTCCCGCAGAAGCGCCACTTTCTTGTGTTGCATCAAAACCTTGCAATTTGATATTCATAGACTCCAAATCATGAATATCGCCGAACTGCCCCCCCAGACAGCGCCGAACCTCATCCTGCCGACGCCGATGCATCGGCTTGCCCGCCTGGAGCGCATGGCCGGCGGAGATGTCGTGCGCATACTCAAGGCTCTGGCGCACCGCGAGCGTCTGGCCATTCTCTGCCTGCTGATGGATGGCGAGCGTTGCGTGCGTGAACTCGAACACGAGGTCGGCATGCGCCAGGCCGCTTTGTCACAACAACTCGCCAAGCTGCGCGCCGAAAACATCGTCG encodes the following:
- a CDS encoding ArsR/SmtB family transcription factor, encoding MNIAELPPQTAPNLILPTPMHRLARLERMAGGDVVRILKALAHRERLAILCLLMDGERCVRELEHEVGMRQAALSQQLAKLRAENIVEATRRGRFVHYHIKSQQVLNVVRALCPAE